The proteins below come from a single Harpia harpyja isolate bHarHar1 chromosome 2, bHarHar1 primary haplotype, whole genome shotgun sequence genomic window:
- the UFSP2 gene encoding ufm1-specific protease 2 isoform X3, with product MRPGSAPAAALTDVVILEAMDILFRIRGGLDLAFQLATTDEASTKKALGYVFSDLANKLSSDVLVLRICHSSVYVWPNSGMNTVPELTDDSACKEIRRFIQFNQDDETKRKLGKKKDKKLQDTQQIVNIDLMLEMTSSLAALTPVIERENKEHHYINMTLPVDVIVSVSPEETWGKVQNLLVKAIHRQLTDMERCIMKYMKGTSIVVPEQFHFMLPGKNHLVTISYPTGISDDQLESYRKELHGLFNLPCDRPYFKRANAYHFPDEPYKDGYLRNPHLHLNSPGTESGMIYLVHGVYSYHHYMQDRIDDSGWGCAYRSLQTICSWFKHQGYIDRPIPTHKEIQQALVDAGDKPAAFVGSQQWIGSIEVQLVLNQLFGITSKILFVSQGSELALQGRELANHFKTEGTPVMIVLLQPGSFPDPFSTVKFL from the exons ATGAGGCCGGGCTCGGCCCCCGCTGCGGCGCTGACTGACGTG gTAATTCTAGAAGCTATGGATATACTCTTTAGAATAAGAGGAGGCTTGGATCTTGCATTTCAGCTAGCAACTACTGATG AGGCATCAACAAAAAAGGCATTAGGATATGTTTTCAGTGATCTTGCAAACAAACTGTCCTCAGATGTTCTTGTATTAAGAATTTGCCACAGTTCAGTCTATGTGTGGCCTAACAGTGGTATGAACACTGTTCCAGAGCTGACTGATGATTCTGCTTGTAAGGAGATAAGACGATTTATACA ATTTAATCAAGATGATGAGACCAAACGAAAGCTTGGCAAAAAAAAGGATAAGAAGTTACAAGATACG cagcagatagTCAATATAGACCTCATGTTGGAAATGACATCTTCATTAGCTGCTTTGACTCCAGTCAttgaaagggaaaataaggaaCACCACTACATAAATATGACATTACCAGTTGATGTTATTGTATCTGTTTCTCCAGAAGAAACATGGGGAAA GGTACAAAATCTCCTGGTGAAAGCAATTCACAGGCAATTAACTGACATGGAAAGATGTATCATGAAATATATGAAGGGAACATCAATTGTGGTACCAGAACAATTTCATTTCATGTTACCAGGAAAAAATCACCTTGTAACAATCTCGTATCCTACAGGTATTTCAGATGATCAACTGGAAAGTTACAGAAAG GAATTGCATGGGTTATTCAATCTGCCTTGTGACAGACCATATTTCAAGAGAGCAAATGCTTACCATTTTCCAGATGAACCATATAAAGATGGATATCTCAGAAATCCACATTTGCATCTTAATTCACCTGGTACAGAGTCTGGTATG ATTTATTTAGTACATGGTGTATATAGTTATCACCACTATATGCAGGATCGGATTGATGACAGTGGTTGGGGCTGTGCCTATCGGTCTTTGCAGACAATCTGTTCTTGGTTCAAGCACCAAGGTTACATTGATAGACCTATACCAACACACAAGGAAATTCAACAG GCACTGGTTGATGCTGGAGACAAGCCGGCAGCATTTGTTGGGTCACAGCAATGGATTGGTTCAATTGAGGTACAGCTTGTTTTGAATCAGCTTTTTGGAATAAcatcaaaaatattatttgtcAG CCAGGGTTCTGAACTAGCATTGCAGGGAAGAGAGCTTGCTAATCATTTCAAGACTGAAGGAACTCCAGTTATGATTG TCCTTTTACAACCAGGAAGTTTTCCAGATCCCTTTTCTACAGTTaag
- the UFSP2 gene encoding ufm1-specific protease 2 isoform X4, whose protein sequence is MRPGSAPAAALTDVVILEAMDILFRIRGGLDLAFQLATTDEASTKKALGYVFSDLANKLSSDVLVLRICHSSVYVWPNSGMNTVPELTDDSACKEIRRFIQFNQDDETKRKLGKKKDKKLQDTQQIVNIDLMLEMTSSLAALTPVIERENKEHHYINMTLPVDVIVSVSPEETWGKVQNLLVKAIHRQLTDMERCIMKYMKGTSIVVPEQFHFMLPGKNHLVTISYPTGISDDQLESYRKELHGLFNLPCDRPYFKRANAYHFPDEPYKDGYLRNPHLHLNSPGTESGMIYLVHGVYSYHHYMQDRIDDSGWGCAYRSLQTICSWFKHQGYIDRPIPTHKEIQQALVDAGDKPAAFVGSQQWIGSIEVQLVLNQLFGITSKILFVSQGSELALQGRELANHFKTEGTPVMIGSFPDPFSTVKFL, encoded by the exons ATGAGGCCGGGCTCGGCCCCCGCTGCGGCGCTGACTGACGTG gTAATTCTAGAAGCTATGGATATACTCTTTAGAATAAGAGGAGGCTTGGATCTTGCATTTCAGCTAGCAACTACTGATG AGGCATCAACAAAAAAGGCATTAGGATATGTTTTCAGTGATCTTGCAAACAAACTGTCCTCAGATGTTCTTGTATTAAGAATTTGCCACAGTTCAGTCTATGTGTGGCCTAACAGTGGTATGAACACTGTTCCAGAGCTGACTGATGATTCTGCTTGTAAGGAGATAAGACGATTTATACA ATTTAATCAAGATGATGAGACCAAACGAAAGCTTGGCAAAAAAAAGGATAAGAAGTTACAAGATACG cagcagatagTCAATATAGACCTCATGTTGGAAATGACATCTTCATTAGCTGCTTTGACTCCAGTCAttgaaagggaaaataaggaaCACCACTACATAAATATGACATTACCAGTTGATGTTATTGTATCTGTTTCTCCAGAAGAAACATGGGGAAA GGTACAAAATCTCCTGGTGAAAGCAATTCACAGGCAATTAACTGACATGGAAAGATGTATCATGAAATATATGAAGGGAACATCAATTGTGGTACCAGAACAATTTCATTTCATGTTACCAGGAAAAAATCACCTTGTAACAATCTCGTATCCTACAGGTATTTCAGATGATCAACTGGAAAGTTACAGAAAG GAATTGCATGGGTTATTCAATCTGCCTTGTGACAGACCATATTTCAAGAGAGCAAATGCTTACCATTTTCCAGATGAACCATATAAAGATGGATATCTCAGAAATCCACATTTGCATCTTAATTCACCTGGTACAGAGTCTGGTATG ATTTATTTAGTACATGGTGTATATAGTTATCACCACTATATGCAGGATCGGATTGATGACAGTGGTTGGGGCTGTGCCTATCGGTCTTTGCAGACAATCTGTTCTTGGTTCAAGCACCAAGGTTACATTGATAGACCTATACCAACACACAAGGAAATTCAACAG GCACTGGTTGATGCTGGAGACAAGCCGGCAGCATTTGTTGGGTCACAGCAATGGATTGGTTCAATTGAGGTACAGCTTGTTTTGAATCAGCTTTTTGGAATAAcatcaaaaatattatttgtcAG CCAGGGTTCTGAACTAGCATTGCAGGGAAGAGAGCTTGCTAATCATTTCAAGACTGAAGGAACTCCAGTTATGATTG GAAGTTTTCCAGATCCCTTTTCTACAGTTaag